Part of the Streptomyces antimycoticus genome, GAGGAGCATCGCTGTCGGCGACGACGTGGACGGTGAAAGGCCGGATGAAGTCCCACGTGCTGGCGGAGCCCTGCGCCGTGGCGGACTTGCCGTCCCCGGCGATCTGTACCGGGCATGACATCCCTGTGCATCGCAGATCCAGTCCGACGATGCGAGTGTGCGGCGGTGCCTGGATGCTGATGGAGCTGGGCTGGTGGTACCGCTGCCCGTCCGGCGGATAGTCGACGGTCTTCGCCGGCCCGCCTGCGTCCAGGTCGGGAACGTTCTGCTGAGGAGGCAGGGAACGCGCCTGAGAGGGCGCGGACGCCGCTGCCGACGCGGAGAACCCGGTGGCGGGCACAGCCGCTCCGGCTGCGAACAGGGCGGTGCCCAGGGTGAGAACGCCGCATGCTCGACGGAACTTACGGATCATCAGGAGCCTTCCTGATAGTAGGGGCCTAAATGTCCCAGCCCATACCAGAGGGCAACTTGAGTTTCGGGCTCGGCCCACTCAACCGAGGAGGAACATGTCCTAAGGCCCTTGATTTGGCCCACGCCTGGTCCACACGCGCTGATCAACAGTGGGATTCGGGCAGCACAGGGTGAGACAGCGGACACGCAGAAGGGGTGCCCCCGAACCGGGGGCACCCCTTCTGACCAGCTAGTTCGCTGACCTGCGCGGAGGCTGAGGGATTTGAACCCTCGGTGACATCGCTGCCACGACGGTTTTCAAGACCGTTCCCTTAGGCCGCTCGGGCAAGCCTCCCCGCGCCACTCGCGGTGGCGCGGGGATCAGCCTAGCGCGTCAGCTGTCACCCTTGCGCTTCCCCAAGGTGACGTCCGCCTTGGACACCTTGCCGCCGCGCTTGTAGGTGAGAGTGACCTTGTCGCCCGGCTGGTGGGTCCAGATCTCGCTGATGAGGGTCGGGCCGCTGTCGATGGCCGTGTCGTCCAGCTTGGTGATCACGTCGCCGGACTTGAGGCCCGCCTTGTCGGCCGGGCCGCCGGGGACGACGGCGGGGCTGCCGCCGGTGCCGTTGGAGGCGATGGTGGCGCCGTTGGTGGAGTCCTTCGTGCTGACCGTGGCCTCGATCACCGGGTAGATGGGCTGGCCGGTCTTGATCAGCTGCTCGGCGACGTTCTTGGCCTGGTTGATCGGGATCGCGAAGCCGAGGCCGATGCTGCCGGACTGCTGGGACTCGCCGAGGCCGCTGCCGTTGCCGGCGGACTGGATGGCGGAGTTGATGCCGATGACGCCGCCGTCCGCGTTGAGCAGCGGGCCGCCGGAGTTGCCCGGGTTGATGGAGGCATCGGTCTGCAGGGCGCTCATGTACGAGGCGTTGCCGCCGCCTCCGTCGCTGGAGGCGACCGGGCGCTTCTTGGCGCTCACGATGCCGGTGGTGACGGTGCCGGAGAGGCCGAAGGGGGCGCCGATGGCGACGGTGGCGTCGCCCACGGCGACCCGGTCGGAGTTGCCGAGCGGCAGCGGGTTGAGCTTGGCGTCCGCGGCGTTCTTGAGCTTGACCACGGCGACGTCGTAGCCCTGGGCGCGGCCGACGACCTGGGCGGTGTACCGCTTGCCGTTGGAGAAGGTGGCGGTCAGCTTGCCGTTGTCGGCGGCCGAGGCGACGACGTGGTTGTTGGTGAGGATGTGGCCCTGCTTGTCGTACACGAAGCCGGTGCCGGTGCCGCTCTCGCCGTTGTTGCCCTGGGCCTCGATGGTGACGACGCTGGGCAGGGTCTTGTTGGCGATGCTCGACACCGAGCCGGGCGCGCGGCTCTCCGTCTTGGGGTTGCCGTAGGCGGAGACGGTGGTGGTGTCGCTGCCGTCGCTCTCCCGGTCGGCGGCCCAGAAGCCGATGCCGCCGCCGATGGCGCCCGCGACCAGTACGGCGGCCAGCAGGGCGGCGACCAGCCCGCGGGGCTTGCGCTCGGACGGGCCGGAGGGCGGCACGGGAGCGGTCCCCCACGGTCCGCCCGGGCCGCCCTGCCCGCCTTGTCCTTCGCCCGGGCCGCCGGGCTGCTGTCCGCCGTCGGCCGACCACCACGTGCCGGCCTGTCCGGCGTCCGCTCCGGGGCCCGAGGCGCCGGACGCGGGGCCGGGGGCTCCCGGCTGCCCTGCCGCGTCGGGCGAGCCTATTGGCGCGTCGGACGCGGCCGGCTGCCTGCCCGCGGTGGGCTCATAGTCCGGCGCGGGTGGCACGGCCGGGTTCGGGTGCGGCGCCGGAGGGGCCGGATGCGGCCCGGGCGCGGGCGGAACGGCAGAGCCCTCGTTCTCGGTGCTCACAGCAATCTCCTCAGGTGCACGACAGATTTCCTCGACGGCCCACGTGTACGTCTTACCGTCGTCAGCTTTTCCCACAGCGCGTCAGACGGCCGTAAGGAGCGGCGGTCCTGCGGACTACCACCCTTTATCCCGGACAATTCGACCCACCGCCATTCCGTGCGAACGTACGGAGGGGCCGAGTCCACCGGCTGTCACCGGGCGGTGGCACCATAACGCGGTGACCTATGCGCGCCCTGCCCGGGACAGCCACCCCGGGCCGCCCACCGTCTCCGTCGTCGCCCATCGCGGGGCCTCCGAGGATGCCCCGGAGCACACCCTGGCCGCCTACCGTAAGGCAATCGAGGAGGGCGCCGACGCCCTGGAGTGCGATGTCCGGCTGACCGCCGACGGCCACCTCGTCTGTGTCCATGACCGCCGCGTCAACCGCACCTCCAACGGCCGGGGCGCGGTCTCGGCGCTGGAGCTGTCCGATCTGGCGGCCCTGGACTTCGGCTCCTGGAAGGGCCGGGCCACCGACAAGGAGGAGCCGGACCGCGACAGCCGGGACAGCATCTCCGTCCTCACCCTGGAACGGCTTCTGGCGCTCATCGCCGACGCGGGACGCCGTATCGAACTGGCGATCGAAACCAAGCACCCCACCCGATGGGCGGGCCAGGTGGAGGAGCGGCTGCTCGCGCTGCTGCGCCGCTACGGCCTGGACGCCCCGCCGCCCGGCGAACTTTCACCCATCCGTGTGATGAGCTTCTCAGCGCGCTCCCTGCACCGGATCCGCAGCGGGGCCCCCGGCATCCCGACCGTCTACCTGATGCAGTTCATACTGCCGCGCCACCGGGACGGGCAGCTGCCGGCCGGGGTGCGGATCGCGGGGCCGAGCATCCGGATCGTGCGGAACCATCCCGGCTATGTGGCGCGACTGCAGCGCGAGGGGCACCGAGTGCACGTGTGGACCGTCGACGAACCGGAGGACGTCGACCTGTGCGTCCGCCTCGGGGTCGACGCACTGATCACCAATCGCCCCAAACAGGTACTGTCCCAACTCGGACGCTCATAATGGGCATTACAAGGCGTGCACCGGCGCGTTCGGTACGTATTCGATCGTAACGAGTGCGTCACCCGATGCCACTTGGCCGGTTTCCGCTCCAGCACCGCGGGGCATTCATCCCGTGGCGTGGGGCGAAGGAGGTCTCGGGGGTGGCGTTGGTGGTGGCACGGCAGGTGCCGACGTCGTCGACCATGGCCGTACCCCATGGTCCTGCGGGTGTCCGCGCGGCAAGACAGCGGATGCGTGCCGATTTGGGCAGGACTGGGGTATCGGATTCGGTCATAGACGACGCTGTATTGATCCTTTCAGAACTACTCAGTAATGCATGGCGACATGGTCGCCCTTGGCGTTCCGGCCATGGTGGCGGCACGGTCCGGGCTGCATGGAGCGTCGACGAGGACGACCGGCTGACGGTCGAGGTGACGGATGGCGGAGGCCCCACAAGGCCACTTCCGGCCAATCCCTCGGTCACCGCACGCGGCGGTCGCGGGCTGAACATCATCATGTCGCTGGCCGAGGAATGGGGCGTGCGGGACGGAGTCGGCGAGGTCACCGTATGGGCCCTTCTTCCGCCTGACGACGATTTCGCCCGTCGCGTCGTGCTTCCGCCGGATCTCTCCCCCGACCTGGGCGCGGAGCTGACCTCCGGGCTGCACCCGAGCCTCGAGACGAATCTCGACGCCAGTCTCGACGCGAACCTGGGGCCGAATCTCGGGGCGAACCTCGACGCTGATCTCGACGCGAACCTGGGATCGAACGTCGAGGCGAACATCGACCCCGATTTCGATCGCGAGCTGGACTTCGCCGATCTGGACGAGCTCGCCTAGCCGACGCGGCTCATGGAGCCGACGCGGTTCGGCCAAAGGGCTAGGCTCGCGCCCGTACCAGTCGTACGCGCCGTAAGAGAGCACTGCCACGGCCGTACGCAGACCGTCACGGGCGTACGAGCAAGCCCTGAGCCGCAGATCGGGAGACAGCCTCACCATGGCCAAGAAGCGCCGCCCCCAGACGAAGGCCGCAGGCCCACAGGTCGCCAACGGCGAGATCCCTGTGGTGGGCGCGCGGGAGCCTTGCCCGTGCGGTTCGGGCCGTCGCTACAAGGCCTGTCACGGCAGGGAAGCCGCACACGCCGCCACCGAGCTGGTGCAGCGCCCCTTCGAGGGGCTCCCCAACGAATGCGACTGGGTGGCCCTGCGCGAGCTGGTGCCCGCCGCGACCGTCGAGCTGTCTCTCGCCGAGGGGCTGCCCGAGGGGGTTCCGTCGGTCACCCTGGCGACCGTGCTGCCCATGGCGTGGCCCGCGCTGCGCCGCGACAGCGGCGCCGTGCTGCTCGGTCTGCAGAACGACACGCCCTCCGGTGACATCAGCCGCGACCTGGCCGACACCCTGCGCCGGGCGCTGACCGCCGATCCGGGCACTCCGGTGGCCGCCGAGCGGGCTCCGGGCGACGGTCCCCGGCTGCAGGATCTGCTCGACCCGAAGGGCACTTTCTCGCCGACCCTGCACGAGGGGTTCGAGTTCTGGCTCGACGACGCCGCGAACGCGACCGGAGAGGTCGCCGCGTCCCTGGAACGGGCCAACGCGGCCGCGATCCCCACCGCCCGGCTCACCGGCGTGGAGGCGGCCTACTGGTGCGAGACGCCGGAGAAGAACCACCTGCGCTGGGTGATGTCCCACCCCGAGGAGAAGCTGCTCGACGCGCTCGCCCGGCTGCACGCCGCGGGTGCCTCCTCGCTCGGCGAGAACACCCGGCTGGTGGGCTCCTTCCGGGCCCATGGGCTCACGGTGCCGGTGTGGGATCTGCCACGCGGGATGAGCGCCGAGGACACCGAGAAGCCGGCCGTGGACCTCGCCGAGCGGCTCGCGGAGGCGCTCGCCTCCGACGCCCCGCTGACGCCCGAGCAGCGGCGCGCCCGGGCGGTCTCACCAACCGTCAGGTGACGCTGAGCTGACGGTCGCCGAACGGCCGGAGGGCGCCAACGGGTGACGTGACGCTGCTCACAACTCACCGTTACGCCCTGCAAATAGGCGTCCGGAAATCCGCGATCGAATTTGCTATCGGCCGATCTCTTGTTACGGTTCTAAAAGCCCGGTCGCTGGTGCATCCCCCGTCGCCAGCGACCGGGCGCTTCCATGTCCGCGTCCGGAGGCCGACGCGAGAGGCGGGCGGCGCGGCACGAGGCGGCCGGGAGAAGGTACGGACCAATTGCCCTCGGCGGTACGGGAGTTGACCCCGGATCCCGAAGCGAGCCCGGAACGTGAGTTCGGATCCCGAGTCCGGATCCTGAGCCCGAAAACCGCAGCGCGAAGCCTGGCCACGCAACCCGGAGCCGCTGACCTCGGAACCCGGAACCCCAGCGCCCTGAATTTCGGCATGCTGCCCTGAGAGCGCCCCCCCAGAGCGCCGTACCGCCGGAAAAGAACGGGCCCGGAGCCCACGCCGGAAAAGAGCGGGCCCGGAGCCCGGGGAAACGCCTCCCCGGCCTCCGAGCCCCACACATCCCTGCCCCTGAGCCTCGCGCTCAGCGGCCCCCGAACCCCCGCACCCGGGGCCCGCCCTCAATAGGCGAGCCGGCTGCCCCCGTCGGGCGCGCTGGTGCTCGCCTCGACCAAAGCGTTCACCACGGTGGCCACCTGAGGCAGCCAGGGCCGCCCGGAGCGGCGCAGCGGCGGCCGCTCCCAGCGCACCCGCCCGAGGCCCGTCTGCGACGGCGGCAGCACCACATAGCCGCCCTCGCCGTGGAACCGCAGCGAGCTGGGCACCCAGTCCTGCTGGTTCAGCAGCTCGCCGAGGTCTTCGAGGGAGTACGGCTCCACCAGCAGCGACCAGCGGGTGGGTGTGGCGACCACCGGGCCGAGCCGCACCCCCGCCCGGTCGAAGGCCGCCAGCGCCCGCGCTCCGGCGACCGCGGGCAGGCTCACCGCGCAGGGCGCGAGGCCGCCGGTGGCCAGCAGCAGGGGCGCGCTGGGCCGGTTGGCCCACCACCAGCGCACCATCCGCTGGTCGGTGGTGGCGGCAAGGAGAGCAGGGTCGAACGGATGACCACCCGGAACCGCACATTCCGGGTCGGGGCAGCCGCATACCCGGGGCCGTCCGCCGCCGGACCGGAGTCCGACGCCCGGGACCACGGGCCACTGCCACTCGGTGGCGCAGGTGAGCGCCGCACGCAGCAGCGGCGATCGCGCGCCGCGCCGCAGCGAGAACTTGCGTCGCCTTCCGAGGATCTCGCGCATGAGCGCTCGTTCCTTTCCGTTAACGCCGAGGGCTGTCCGTCGCACTACATCGCACTTCAGATGGCACTTCACTTGGCACTACGTGGCGCTGTGCGGCATCGTTCGGCCCGTCACAGCAGGTGGATCACAAGTCACTGCGCGTACAAGGCAGCGCATCATGCCGCGGGCCGAGCGTGGAACGTGGCGAGGGGTGGCGCGCGCATGGCGCTTGCCGTCCGGTTGGTGCGTTCCTCGCCACTCGGGGATGGGCGCGGCCGTTGTGGTCTATGACGCCTGGACCGGCCGCGGGGTTCCGGGGCGATCCGAACTGCCCCTGCCCCTTCTCCGAATGTGTACCCGCCGCGGTGGAGACGACGCGCTGTCGAATGACGTCAGTCGACCTCGAAGGGACAGCCTAACGACTTTTTTTCAGCCAAGTTCAATTCCCCCCAGACACCAACAAGACCACCGGGACGATGCTGGACATCGCATCTCCGCTCCGTGTACATCTGGAGACAGTAGCGGCACAGTAGCGGCGCAGCACGACAGGGGGTTTGCGATGCTATTGAGCGAGCCGGACCCGGCGGGTGAAGGCAGCGGGCCATGAACTCCCCCCACGCGCCGAAAGTGGCTGGAATCGATCCTTCCCTCCCCTCGCCCACGCAAACTGCGGACCCCGTCCCGGACCCGGTTCCCCCGCCCCTGACCGATGCCAACTCCGGTGTCCAGGACCGGCTCGCGAGCTGGGTCTCGGATCTCACCACCCTTCATGAGCTCACCGAGCGGCTGGTCAGGACCGGGACGCTCGACGAGGCGCTGCGTGAACTGCTGCGCGCGGGCGCGGCCCTGGTCGGCGCCCGGCGCGGGCTGGTGGCGCTCGAACCGGCCGATGGACTCGGCCCGGTGACCACCGTGGGGCTCGGCCTCGGCCACGCCGATCTCGGCCAGATCGAGACCATTCCCCGCGGCTCCGCCTCCGCCGGTCATCTCCTCGACGGGCTGCCCGAGCCGGGTGGTGAGCGGCGTGCCGATGTGACCCACCCCGATATCGCCGGCGAGGCCGACCTCGACCCGCGCCACCGCGAGGTGGCCGCACGGCTCGGCTTCGCCGCGAGCTACGCGGTGCCGCTGGACCCGTTCCGGGCCACCCCCTGTACCGCGCCCGGCCTTACCGCCATCCCCGCGCCCGCCCCCGACGCGGACGGGTCCGGCACCGGATCCCCGGCAGGCGCGGGCGACCGTCCGGCCCCCGGCGCGCCCGGCACCGGCCACGGACGCGATGCCGCACCGGCCGCCGCGGCCCCGCCCGGGATCGCCGCCGCCATGGGCGCCGGCGGGCCCTCCGGGCGGCTCGGCGGAGCCGCCTGGCTCTACGACGAGCCCGCCGAGCCCGGGGAGCGCCAGCGCCATCTCGTGGGCCTGTACTGCCAGTACGCCGCCGCGCACATCGCCCGGCTGATCGAGCTGTCCCGCGCCCGCGCCGTCGTCGCGACCGTCCAGGAGGAGCTGCTGCCCACCCGGCTGCCCCGGGTCCCCGGGGTGCGTCTGGCCGTTCGCCACCACCCCGGTCCGCACGGCGGCGGGGACTGGTACGACGCGCTGCCGCTGCCGGACGGGGCGCTCGGGCTCTCGGTGGGCGGGGTCACCGGTTCCGGGCCGAGCGCCGTGGTCGCGATGGGGCGGCTGCGGGCCTCGCTGCGGGCGTATGCGGTGATGGAGGGCGAGGACCCGGTCGCCGTCCTGTCCGATCTGGAGCTGCTGCTGCGGCTCACCGAGCCCGCCCGCTCCGCGACCGCCCTCTTCGCCTACTGCGAGCCCGGCACGCGCAAGGTGGTCCTGGCCGGGGCCGGGCACTGCCCGCCGCTGCTCACCGGGGAGCGGCGCACCGAGTTCGTGGAGACCACCCTGTCCGCGCCGCTGGGGATGCTCTCGTGCTGGGAGGCGCCCAGCGTCGAGATCGAACCGTCGTCCGGGGAGACGCTCCTCTTCTACAGCGACGGGCTGCTCCATCGCACCGGTGAGCCGATGGACCGGGCCTTCACCCGGCTGCACACGGCCGCGGCGAGCGCGCCCAAGGGCGTCCGGGGCGACCCGGACGCCTTCGCCGACCATGTGCTCCGTACGGTCCTCCCCGACGGCCCGGCGGCCCCCGTGGGGCGGCCCTCGGAGGACGGCACCGAGGACCTCGTCCTGCTCGTGGCCCACTTCGACTGAGGCGCGAGTTCGGCTGAAGCTCGAGTTCGGCTGGGGCTCGAGTTCGGCTGAGGCGCGAGCTCGGCTGAGGCTCGAGGGGGACCACGGCGCCCGCTGGAGCCGTGGTCGCCCCGCGCTGCGGGCCCTCCCTGCCGTCGCGCCCCCGCACATACGATGGGTGGGGTCCAGTTCGAGGAGGAAGACGTGACCGAGGAGCCCACTCCCGAAGCCCCGGAGAACCCGGAAGGCGAGGAGCCCATCAAGCAGCGGAAGAACGGCCTCTACCCAGGCGTTTCCGACGAGCTTGCGGCGAACATGCAGTCCGGTTGGGCGGACACCGAGCTGCACGACCTGGAGCCCGTCGAGCAGGCTCCGCACACCGCCCGCCGCCGCGCCGCGCTCTCCGCGCGCTTCCCGGGCGACCGTCTGGTCATCCCCGCGGGCAATCTCCGCACCCGCTCCAACGACACGGACTACGGCTTCCGCGCCTCGACCGAGTACGCGTACCTCACCGGCGACCAGACCGAGGACGGTGTGCTGGTACTGGAGCCCGAGGCGGGCGGCGGCCACACGGCGACGCTGTACCTGCTGCCGCGCTCCAACCGGGAGAACGGCGAGTTCTGGCTGGACGGCCACGGCGAGCTGTGGGTCGGCCGCCGGCTCAGCCTTACGGAGGCCGAGAAGCGGCTGGGCCTGGCCGCCAAGGACGTCCGCGAGCTGGCCGACGAGCTCAGGGCCGCGACCGGCCCGGTCCGTATCGTGCGCGGTCACGACGCCGCTCTGGAGGCCGCGCTGACCGACAAGGTCACCGGTGAGCGCGACGAGGAGCTGCGGGTCTTCCTCAGCGAGCAGCGCCTGGTCAAGGACGAGTTCGAGATCGGACAGCTGCAGGCGGCCGTCGACTCGACGGCGCGCGGCTTCGAGGACGTCGTCA contains:
- a CDS encoding GAF domain-containing SpoIIE family protein phosphatase — encoded protein: MNSPHAPKVAGIDPSLPSPTQTADPVPDPVPPPLTDANSGVQDRLASWVSDLTTLHELTERLVRTGTLDEALRELLRAGAALVGARRGLVALEPADGLGPVTTVGLGLGHADLGQIETIPRGSASAGHLLDGLPEPGGERRADVTHPDIAGEADLDPRHREVAARLGFAASYAVPLDPFRATPCTAPGLTAIPAPAPDADGSGTGSPAGAGDRPAPGAPGTGHGRDAAPAAAAPPGIAAAMGAGGPSGRLGGAAWLYDEPAEPGERQRHLVGLYCQYAAAHIARLIELSRARAVVATVQEELLPTRLPRVPGVRLAVRHHPGPHGGGDWYDALPLPDGALGLSVGGVTGSGPSAVVAMGRLRASLRAYAVMEGEDPVAVLSDLELLLRLTEPARSATALFAYCEPGTRKVVLAGAGHCPPLLTGERRTEFVETTLSAPLGMLSCWEAPSVEIEPSSGETLLFYSDGLLHRTGEPMDRAFTRLHTAAASAPKGVRGDPDAFADHVLRTVLPDGPAAPVGRPSEDGTEDLVLLVAHFD
- a CDS encoding glycerophosphodiester phosphodiesterase, yielding MTYARPARDSHPGPPTVSVVAHRGASEDAPEHTLAAYRKAIEEGADALECDVRLTADGHLVCVHDRRVNRTSNGRGAVSALELSDLAALDFGSWKGRATDKEEPDRDSRDSISVLTLERLLALIADAGRRIELAIETKHPTRWAGQVEERLLALLRRYGLDAPPPGELSPIRVMSFSARSLHRIRSGAPGIPTVYLMQFILPRHRDGQLPAGVRIAGPSIRIVRNHPGYVARLQREGHRVHVWTVDEPEDVDLCVRLGVDALITNRPKQVLSQLGRS
- a CDS encoding aminopeptidase P family protein, with protein sequence MGGVQFEEEDVTEEPTPEAPENPEGEEPIKQRKNGLYPGVSDELAANMQSGWADTELHDLEPVEQAPHTARRRAALSARFPGDRLVIPAGNLRTRSNDTDYGFRASTEYAYLTGDQTEDGVLVLEPEAGGGHTATLYLLPRSNRENGEFWLDGHGELWVGRRLSLTEAEKRLGLAAKDVRELADELRAATGPVRIVRGHDAALEAALTDKVTGERDEELRVFLSEQRLVKDEFEIGQLQAAVDSTARGFEDVVKVLDKAQATSERYIEGTFFLRARVEGNDVGYGSICAAGPHATTLHWVRNDGPVRSGDLLLLDAGVETTTLYTADVTRTLPVNGTYSPLQRKIYEAVYEAQEAGIAAVRPGAKYRDFHDAAQHVLATRLVEWGLVEGPVERVLELGLQRRWTLHGTGHMLGMDVHDCAVARTETYVDGTLEPGMCLTVEPGLYFQPDDLTVPEEYRGIGVRIEDDILVTEDGNRVLSAALPRTADDVEAWMARLTA
- a CDS encoding PDZ domain-containing protein, producing the protein MIRKFRRACGVLTLGTALFAAGAAVPATGFSASAAASAPSQARSLPPQQNVPDLDAGGPAKTVDYPPDGQRYHQPSSISIQAPPHTRIVGLDLRCTGMSCPVQIAGDGKSATAQGSASTWDFIRPFTVHVVADSDAPLAGGTFTGSFTLNGVTQPLTVHIAPGIQGIIAGNLKNTSPAGGGVRVLAVDPGSSTEAAGLLPGDVITEVAGILTPTVNDLDAVLSGKRSGATYPVVVKRAGVLVTLNIPLDPEP
- a CDS encoding ATP-binding protein, whose product is MALVVARQVPTSSTMAVPHGPAGVRAARQRMRADLGRTGVSDSVIDDAVLILSELLSNAWRHGRPWRSGHGGGTVRAAWSVDEDDRLTVEVTDGGGPTRPLPANPSVTARGGRGLNIIMSLAEEWGVRDGVGEVTVWALLPPDDDFARRVVLPPDLSPDLGAELTSGLHPSLETNLDASLDANLGPNLGANLDADLDANLGSNVEANIDPDFDRELDFADLDELA
- a CDS encoding bifunctional DNA primase/polymerase gives rise to the protein MREILGRRRKFSLRRGARSPLLRAALTCATEWQWPVVPGVGLRSGGGRPRVCGCPDPECAVPGGHPFDPALLAATTDQRMVRWWWANRPSAPLLLATGGLAPCAVSLPAVAGARALAAFDRAGVRLGPVVATPTRWSLLVEPYSLEDLGELLNQQDWVPSSLRFHGEGGYVVLPPSQTGLGRVRWERPPLRRSGRPWLPQVATVVNALVEASTSAPDGGSRLAY
- a CDS encoding S1C family serine protease, with product MSTENEGSAVPPAPGPHPAPPAPHPNPAVPPAPDYEPTAGRQPAASDAPIGSPDAAGQPGAPGPASGASGPGADAGQAGTWWSADGGQQPGGPGEGQGGQGGPGGPWGTAPVPPSGPSERKPRGLVAALLAAVLVAGAIGGGIGFWAADRESDGSDTTTVSAYGNPKTESRAPGSVSSIANKTLPSVVTIEAQGNNGESGTGTGFVYDKQGHILTNNHVVASAADNGKLTATFSNGKRYTAQVVGRAQGYDVAVVKLKNAADAKLNPLPLGNSDRVAVGDATVAIGAPFGLSGTVTTGIVSAKKRPVASSDGGGGNASYMSALQTDASINPGNSGGPLLNADGGVIGINSAIQSAGNGSGLGESQQSGSIGLGFAIPINQAKNVAEQLIKTGQPIYPVIEATVSTKDSTNGATIASNGTGGSPAVVPGGPADKAGLKSGDVITKLDDTAIDSGPTLISEIWTHQPGDKVTLTYKRGGKVSKADVTLGKRKGDS